The segment CGAAGCGGAACCGAACGTCCGAGGCGAGCACACGCTCGTAGGCGACGTTGATGTCGGCGGCGCCGATGACCTCGATCTCGGCGGCGATGCCGTGCTCAGCGCAGAAGTCGAGCATCTCCTGCGTCTCGGCGATCCCGCCGATGTTCGATCCCGCCAGCGAACGGCGCCCGCCGATGAGCTGCGCGACGTCGACGCTCATCGGCTCGGGCGGAAGGCCCACGCATACCATCGTGCCGTCGATGTCGAGCAGGCGCAGGTAGGCGCTGAAGTCGAGCGGGGCGCTGACCGTGTTGAGGATCACATCGAACGAGTGCCGCAGCGAGCGGAACGTCTCAGGGTCGCTCGTGGCGAGGTAGCGGTCGGCACCGAGTCGAAGGCCGACGTCTTTCTTCGAGAGCGTCTGCGACAACACGGTCACCTCGGCGCCCAGGGCGTGCGCGATCTGCACGCCCATGTGTCCGAGGCCGCCGAGTCCGACCACCGCGACGCGTGAACCCGGTCCGACGTTCCAATGCCGCAGCGGCGAGTAGGTGGTGATGCCCGCGCACAGAAGGGGCGCTGCGCGGTCGAGGGGGATCGAGTCGGGGATGCGCAGCACGAACGCCTCGGTGACGACGACCTGCTGCGAGTATCCGCCCTGGGTGATCGTGCCGTCGCGGTCGACCGCACCGTACGTGCCGACGGCGCGTTCGCGGCAGTGCTGCTCCAGGCCGCGACGGCAGGCATCGCACTGCCCGCACGAATTGACCAGACAGCCGACGCCCACGCGGTCACCGACCGCGAACCGGGTGACCTCGTCGCCGACCGCCGAGACGATGCCCGCGATCTCGTGCCCGGGTGTGAGCGGGTACTGCTGCGGCCCCCAGTCGCCGCGCACGGTGTGGATGTCGGAGTGGCAGATGCCCGCGAAG is part of the Microbacterium pseudoresistens genome and harbors:
- a CDS encoding NAD(P)-dependent alcohol dehydrogenase, coding for MSVVSAFAAPAEGAPLERTTVTRRDPGPLDVVIDIVFAGICHSDIHTVRGDWGPQQYPLTPGHEIAGIVSAVGDEVTRFAVGDRVGVGCLVNSCGQCDACRRGLEQHCRERAVGTYGAVDRDGTITQGGYSQQVVVTEAFVLRIPDSIPLDRAAPLLCAGITTYSPLRHWNVGPGSRVAVVGLGGLGHMGVQIAHALGAEVTVLSQTLSKKDVGLRLGADRYLATSDPETFRSLRHSFDVILNTVSAPLDFSAYLRLLDIDGTMVCVGLPPEPMSVDVAQLIGGRRSLAGSNIGGIAETQEMLDFCAEHGIAAEIEVIGAADINVAYERVLASDVRFRFVIDAATFA